In the genome of Vanessa cardui chromosome 18, ilVanCard2.1, whole genome shotgun sequence, the window CATTAGGTTGTCTGGTAGAAATCGCTacctagcgataagaccgccttattgtgcatctacttttattttgtatatatttcatttttattgttaaattactctgttactgtggtgtacaataaagtatattattattattatatttcagttactttatagtataatgtcatacggtattatgctgtggggcaacgcagccgctatccataccatatttgtgctacagaagagggctattcgcgcaatctgtaacctaggagctaaagaatcgttaaggaataaatttaaagaaatcaagatattgactgttgcttctcaatatatattctgtaatgttatttatgtacgaaaaaataattatgatttcatgagaaaatgtgatactcataatattggtacaaggaacaaacacaaacttgttactcctgttactcgactgcatagagtcagtaactcctttgtggggcaatgtatacggttttacaacaggatcccagaaagcgttcaaaatgccactgttgccaaatttaaaatcgcaatcatcggttaagacgcacgcgttctaattactgggccatctcggcactcGACTCTGCCAGTAGTGgtccttaaatatttaataaagcctGGTTTTTGTATTCAAAAATACGATTCGTTGTGCTTACGGATAATAAAagtatctatatatctatctatgtatattattttaatgaaacgagTAAATTTCATACATTTACCAAACCACGTACTCGTAGACTTTTGTAAGTAGCAAGCAATGCTTCTGAACGCTTCGTAAACAATTTTACTATAAGATatcaaatattggacaacatcacatacattaccctgattccaatgtaagtagctaaaacacttgtgttatgaaaaattataagtaacgacgtcaccacaaacacccagacccaagacagaatagaaaactaataaattttctacatcgaatcgggTATCAAACCCGGAACCTCCGAGTGCCGTACCCATGATAATCGActggaccacggaggtcttcaaAGTAATAGGGAAGTAGATatcacacaaaaataaaaaaaaataaagaaaaaaatcaggtttttagtttgtttattaattcataGTTTATTACAAATGCTTGTACTTAAGCTCCAATGAacgttatgatatatatttgatCTGTACCGATTTTTATGTGAATTTAGATTTGGGTCTCATAATGAAACTCAAAGCTCTCTCCACTGTAGACAGCCTTTCACATGTCGTGCCTTTTATAACTGCCCCCACTGGAGCTGTCAATACTCTGAAGTTCACCTGATTAAAATCCATAGAGCCGTAGAGGAAACGCGATTGTCTATTACTTAGCACCCATAGATTAGACTCTTTGTCGACctgaattgaaaataaacagtTAGGATTGAACAAAACTAAATTCATTTTTGTGGTAATAAAAGGCAAAAGTTACCACACCCTACCATTtgcaaaacatttataaagggtaatattaaaaagcatATGTTATATAAACCAACCGACATATGTCATATTTGTGTCTGATTACTATAAGTAAGGGTTTAATTGATATAGATCTTTTAGCAATAGACCACAGACTCATAAAATGGTTTATCACGACtggaaaatatatcttataataagtATCGAAACAGGGTATCCATTACAAGCACTAAtcgaattttattcatattcatgAAACACTAAGCGTACAGGAAGACACGACTTTATTGCTATTTTTtcttatgatataggttggcggacgatcatatgggccacctgatggtaagtggtcactgtcacccatagacaatgacgctgtaagaaatattaactattccttaaatcgtcaatgtgccaccaaccttgggaactaagatgttatgtcccttgtgcctatagttacactggctcactcaccctttaaaccggaacacaacaatcctgagtagtgatgagtgggtggtacctacccagacgggcttgcacaaagtcctaccaccatgTAAACGAAACTTTTAATGCCTAAAAATGTAAAGTACCTTAATATCACTGGGGAATTCCAAAATCAAACAATCACTTATAACTAGCGGAACGTTCTCTCGAGTCATCTCTCTGTCCAGATTCCAACAACTCACGCCGTTCCTGCTCAACTGTTACACGAAaagattgaaatgaaatatgacAGTTCAGCGATTGTCTATGgcggtaatttttatttaaccattTCTGAAAAaggattctattttcaaatttcaggatattattttaaattaacagagTATTAAACAAACTCAATGaacttatatacttttaaaaataaatcaatgctGAAGAAAACACAGTATTTGGATAGAGTTACAAAAACGCTATATTTCACTAtgctatataaacatatatatttatgacatagGTAGAGGCTGCTtatagtaagtgatcaccaccaccCCTTGATATTGaatgctgtaaaaaatatgaaccATTCCTGGAACATTGTCAACGTACCtttggagctaagatgttatgtcccttgtgcctgtagttacactaactcaccctttaaaccgaaacaaattaataagttttgctgtttggcggtagaatgtctgatgttTCCGTGCCAAACAGACTTGTATAAAGCTCTACCTCCAAGTTAATAGCTAAATtgtcaaatatatgtaaataataatgaccTGGGTATAAAATATGACATTGTGAGAGTGGTCGTAGTCGCAAGCCGTCGCTTGAGACTTGGGTCCTCTGTCTCCCAACACCTGCAACACATTAAAACTAACTCTTGAATTaacatacgtatatattttattaaataatgaaaccttataccaaattttattgcCATATTTGAAAAATTCCAATAGTTTGTTCGTGATTTCATTACAAATACCCAAACCCAAAAATGcacgtattttttacaattgaactagtaataatagaaaatcgtatcaataaaataaataaataatagaaaaaagtgCTTTCAAActgaaaagaggaatctggagtcAGCTTTGACAAACCCCAACTTCCATTTTTATTCGAAACACGCAATTCATTTTCTTTtcaatgtttactttttttacaactgtaacctcaaataagtaatCGTAACAGGaatgacgtcactgaacgctaatTTGTCTTTTGAAATACGTTTCTTTTCACGATTAATTCGTAATCAATGTTAAAAACAACAAATCCGAAAAAAGTTTCTCAAACTCCGACAAAcgaaataggctactttttttataactaactCTAATCATCCACTGTGAACAACTAGTTAGTAAAACCTTGAAAACTTAGAAATATTATGATAACTCACTTGGACTCCATTAAAGGTGTTCTCGGTGGCGAAGCGATCATCTCTCAAGAGGCTCGTTGGCATACGAAATTGTTTTGTACTCGACGTAGGATGGAAATACAAATCTCGGTAACTTTAAAAGATTAACACTCAATACAGTacgtatttattcataaaacttcAAGTAAGTATAATGTACAGTTAGTATTAGATACATAGATATAGGAaaattttctttctttcattttcttttttatatacttttcttCATGATATAAAACCCGACCAGGGTTGCAACTCAATTGGTCAGAATATTTTATCACCTATGTgtcattaacatataatattaaatattacataaggcGAAGGACAGGCTACTTCGTGTAATatccgttatttatttatataaagattttattgaccactaagttaaatgaaataaaaggcggacttaatgcctcaAAGAACTAtctgccagtcaacctttaggcaaAGAGAAAATCATGAATCATGAAGAAGAAAAATATCCATACTTTTATACAAAACTATAGAACAATATATaccataattacataatattaaaaagttgcTTAGTTTAGTTCGATACCATTTTTAGTAGCTTACAGGGAAAGACATATGTATTCTATGTAGACTATGTATTCTAAGATgtgtaaaattacgcaacgtattttgatacggctttttttattagatcgagtgattcaagaagaaacttgttgtatataatacatggataatatagtatagaaacactgataaatttagaatcttctactgtgatgtcataacATTACAAGCATACGAAGCCGGGCGGCTcactagtatttttataaaaaataaattttataataaaataggtaggtacatacatacacatatactaTCTACAACATAGATACTATCTATAGCAAAACTTGAATCGTAAATAGCACTCCATTATCATCATAACATCTTACCTACTACTCCTCTTCGATGGTACCAAGACCACTGAAGATATTCCATCACTCCAGTGGAACTGAACCCCGCCCACATCGTACACGCCCGAGTGCGGGTCGAAGTGGAAGTAATGGTTTTCGACCCGCCACGCTGCGTTCGCCCCCAAACTGTACACTATTAACGCGTTCGAACCCATGTCGGGGATGTAGGCGTAAGTGTTGTCGCAGCCTTTGCCTATGGTGTCGACAACCTGGGTGAAAGTTATATGTATTCATtccaatacttttaaaaaatactatattgtaACGAAAAACAGATGGTGTGTTGACTAGAGAGGGGAGTTTTTGACGAGGAGGGGCGAGGACGGGAGGTGCGTTGTGGAGAGGAGAGGAGAGTTGTATAAAATAGGCGGCAGTGTGTGATTCGGGTTGcttttgttacataaattatcatattGAAGTTGTGAAACAGTGATTCAATAAGTTTAATAACAAATgcagtgtttatttttttatctaccggcgttataatatacattcccattattatacatataataatacattgttaTCGAAGTATTTTTCATATAAGTAAGTGTTCGCATGTTTACGGCACATTACTAGGCTAAGACCTTTGAAAGATGTTTGGAACTTTCTCCACCAAGCTGCTCCAGCGATGATTGGTGGATAAACGTGGCACATTCTCCACTATATGCAACACATGCAGGCttaatcacgatgttttccttaaccaccAAGCATATGGATTTAATGATGCTTTGTCCCGATTTGATGTCAGCGTCATTTGACGATATTACCCTAATTATAtcttaatactattaatattaaataatcacaTAGATATATGAACAATACGAATCaacttataaaactaaaaaagtaaaagagttcatacataatattaaatataggtatatacttTTTTCTATTCCAAATTCTTTAGCATGTAaagcaattatttaatattaaaaaaatatacacattattGTGAAATCGTTTtaagataactttttttatatgtacaaattaaaGCGGCTACTATATCTTTGCTAATGCGTTTCTGATCAAAACTTACAATACTCGTCAAAACCGACGAATCTCTTAAGACGTCGTCTTGTAAAACGTAGCGGTGTATCAGTCTATTGCTATTCAGATCAAACACGACTATAGCTGGCGCAGCTATTTGTTTTAACTCatctaaataaaagaaagaacAATTATGTCATGATAAAACCACCACTTACAAGACTACTAACACGGAGTGATCCCCTCCATCTCATCGGCATCTTAATACTCGGTCATAATCTCATAGGCTgacgaagaaaaaaatatcggtctacataatgttgtcttaaattttcgcgattattacacaacaacagcctgtaaattcccactgctgggctaaaggcctcctctccctttgaggagaaggttaggaacatattccaccacgctgttccaatgcggattattacacattgaaataaaactagtttttacgcatttgaatcgcgtatatatAGACTGCGacggtctacccgtgaccacgaacgctgtaaagtgctcgtcgggatgttaaaaataattaatatacgccaTTCAAAACcgtaaaaactagttttatttcaaataccgGTCTATTTGATAGCTCATCTTGACACTGGACCGGAAGTAATGTGATTTGGCGTCGTATAGTAAACTAGGACTTGGTCAGAAACTAGGAATCGTCTTCTGACcttaagttataaaaaactagcgacccgtcccggcttcgcaggggtccttttttatgtattgttatattatgaccaaattacaaaaatcatcataattgtaattgtaaaaaGTTTAGCCTATGTGTTGTGATGTATATCCtatattactgttaaatttcatccaaatccttTCGGTAGTTTTTTCAttaagagtaacaaacatacatacatccatcctcacaccAGCCAACTTTACAAAAAATACCAATAGCATCATACCACTATACCATATACGACCAGTGATTTGATCCAGTACCAACACCTCGGATAGCCGCTAAGTTAGATACTGGACAATTACTTGTATTCAGTATAAATTATCAATGCAATTTAATTCTTAGTTCAACGGCTTTTTATTGTGCaaacagggcacagattatttcgccaaaaTCAcataggatggagaagacacgaaagagattgattggtacagttaagaaaacaatttaaaaatgaaagcaACTCTTAACTTGTCATGTCAGCGACGCCATTGTCAACTACCCACAAACGATCACATTTATCCACGTGTACCCGAAAAGTGGACACGACAGTACTATTGGAACTTATACAGCAACTTTTATCAGAAACAAACGCTTCGTTCCAACTCGGGTAAGGGTTCAACGGCTGGGTTTGACTgccatttatataaatgtagttCAGGGATGATGGTACTCCTGAAATCATTCAAAtccaaaaatatacttatttgatGTTTTATGAAAATTGCATTCTGCAcgcaactttatattaatatcattgaGATTTGTAGTAAAACTTGTTTGGCAGCGATTCGATAAGCGATAAGAtatgaattaaaagtaaaatttaaaaatggatcaagttgaaataaaatttgttaggCGAGAGAGAAGGAAAATATGACGTTGAAAGGGAgagcaatatattttaagattatttcaCTTCTATCGCGTCTACGTTGCTgctaatggttttttttttaactaaacttCCTTGGGCTCAATCATAACAAAATTACAAGTTGTTATCAATGTTTGCTTGTAACAAACGAGTCTGGCACAAAAAGGTTTTTCTTCTCTAACATGtactatatttgtattttaattttattataggttCTTGTCACATAATTTCTTATTGTTATGATATATAGACAATGTTAAAGTCGGTGTTTATATccttttaaaagattattttaaagttgtttAACCTATTaacttttacataaattatagatTGACTGTCAAACCTTTTTTCCATCGAGGTACCgtgataaacaatttatttttccatCTTGTTATTCCTGTAGGCATATTATTCTCAGGAATATAAGCGCCTGAAGTTAATGCGGCTTCTCGAGCACGCCCCTCCCATGCGTAGTCTAAAATTTTCCATTGGAATCTAGGAGGTAACAAACTTTGTGAATtgtgaaaaacaaataaaagtactgAGAATATAAAAACggctttcattatttatttatttttgtctttgtatactaaaaatttaagtGTAGATTAAACATTAGATGGATGAAATGAGCAACATTTTATGTTTCATGATTGAATTTACGCGGACTATTAGATACAATAATATGCCAACATTACATTTTCGCTTGGATTTGACATTTATTCTTTAGTGCTAATAttatgatgtttaaaaaataaatatcatttatttactgTACAAAATTAACtgaacaaaatattcaaaaaaaattaaatctcgaAATTTTAGACAATGTTTTGtggttttgatattaatgcatacgaaatttcaataaactaagaatttaatataaacgaaaTGACAACAGGAAAAACGGAACATCCATTTTCCTGAAATGTCAAATGACAAGTCTCTAGGTGTCACATTCAGCATATTGTTGTTCATTATcgtccaataaaaaatatattaattgaaagaGTACATTCATCGCATCGATTCTTAACCTTGAAACATCTATCAATACGTAATTCTTCACATGTTTTAgatgtaatatacattaaaatgtcAAAAGTGAATTCAGAAACACCTAATGGTGAAACTGCAGTGGTGACTGAAGAAATTGCTGAAAAACGCATTGGTTGTGCTCATTACAAACGGAGGGCCAAATTTGTGGTGAgtcgtttattataaaaaatctattttaagcGATTTTAACATAGTTTATAGTACCTACATTACGCTACCGGGTTCAAAACACTTGCATCTATATTTATAGCCTTCGACGCAAAAACTCAAGATCGGCTATGATTCGTTAATTTAGCAAAACAAAAGCATGTCAATGAACTTGGACTTGCATTCATTGTTTCGCTTAATACTTACAATATCCTTGAACTAAcgttaatgaatatattattattggatCAGGGCTATTTTTTGAGTAACATTTCGATGCAAGGAATACATATCGCAGCTTGGCTGTTACTTCTTATGATAAAACTCCATTTAAACAAAGCAGATATAAatagtcttaaaataattttatcttgcTTAAGTCATCATATAATTCTAACCTTAACAATTTGTTTGACAGTcttaatttaacatttgtaCTCTaagttaaaaattgaaatagctataaaaaatatatgtttcattttatttatcagaCACCATGCTGCAACAAGCTTTACATGTGCCGATACTGCCATGATGAGAACGAAGAGCACTACTTCAACAGAAAGTCAGTTACAGAGCTGATATGCACAGAATGCGATACTCGGCAGAAGGTCCAAGCGGAATGTGTGAACTGCGGAGTGAGATTTGgcaatgtatgtattatttataaccatAGAAATAGAAACCACCCACACATCTGCATACTAGATTTACTCATAAATTTATGCCTCTTACAAACTGATATTCTGTGTACATAATTTGGTTATATTACCTTTTAAATCTAAGATGTTCTTGTATGTtcttttaacttataaataaagttgCATACATGTTGATATTAGATTCTTTGATGAATGATATCTATTATATCTTAATCCAATCTCAAGtgattttgaaatgaaatattataaaagcaacTTGTGATAATGCAAAAGCAAGTACGCATAATAAAGGACCTATAGTTTTTTCTCTTGTAgcttttgttattgaaaatatatgacTTGCCTTGCCTTGTCATCAAAAAGTATTGTTTAGTATTGCTGTGGTCAGGCAATCTAAGGAAtgctaaata includes:
- the LOC124537585 gene encoding protein yellow-like, with protein sequence MKAVFIFSVLLFVFHNSQSLLPPRFQWKILDYAWEGRAREAALTSGAYIPENNMPTGITRWKNKLFITVPRWKKGVPSSLNYIYINGSQTQPLNPYPSWNEAFVSDKSCCISSNSTVVSTFRVHVDKCDRLWVVDNGVADMTNELKQIAAPAIVVFDLNSNRLIHRYVLQDDVLRDSSVLTSIVVDTIGKGCDNTYAYIPDMGSNALIVYSLGANAAWRVENHYFHFDPHSGVYDVGGVQFHWSDGISSVVLVPSKRSSSYRDLYFHPTSSTKQFRMPTSLLRDDRFATENTFNGVQVLGDRGPKSQATACDYDHSHNVIFYTQLSRNGVSCWNLDREMTRENVPLVISDCLILEFPSDIKVDKESNLWVLSNRQSRFLYGSMDFNQVNFRVLTAPVGAVIKGTTCERLSTVERALSFIMRPKSKFT